The following proteins are co-located in the Rippkaea orientalis PCC 8801 genome:
- a CDS encoding aldo/keto reductase — protein sequence MEINPEQQPISTPKATTIPSNSSLSLPLMGCGTWAWGNRLLWGYNPTMDNDLQAVFNLAVSQGVTLFDTGDSYGTGKLNGRSELLLGRFFTAYQGLNKDKICLATKLAPYPWRLTRNSMINAGKASAQRVGRNLDLVQMHWSTANYAPWQEHALLQGLGDLYEQGLVKAIGLSNYGPKRLKKVHQQLASRGISIATLQVQYSLLSTYPVTELGVKDVCDELGIQLIAYSPLALGLLTGKFSEKGSFPKGLRGILCRQLLPKIKALLDCLQEIASLRNKTMSQVALNWCICKGTIPIPGAKNIQQMQDNLGAIGWQLNDEEITELDRIAEKLEKKMVQNIFQTK from the coding sequence ATGGAAATCAACCCAGAACAACAGCCAATATCAACTCCAAAAGCCACTACAATACCGAGTAATTCTTCCCTTTCCCTTCCTCTGATGGGATGCGGTACTTGGGCTTGGGGAAATCGGTTACTGTGGGGATATAATCCAACGATGGACAACGATTTGCAAGCCGTTTTTAACCTGGCTGTTAGTCAAGGTGTTACCCTATTTGATACAGGGGACTCTTACGGAACTGGAAAGCTTAATGGACGTAGTGAATTGCTGTTAGGACGATTTTTTACAGCTTATCAAGGACTAAATAAAGATAAGATTTGTTTGGCGACTAAATTAGCCCCCTATCCCTGGAGATTAACCCGAAATTCCATGATCAATGCGGGTAAAGCCTCTGCTCAACGAGTGGGTAGAAACCTTGATTTAGTGCAAATGCACTGGTCTACAGCTAATTATGCACCTTGGCAAGAACACGCTTTATTGCAGGGGTTAGGAGACTTATATGAACAAGGTTTAGTCAAAGCGATCGGATTATCTAATTATGGACCCAAACGACTCAAAAAAGTGCATCAACAATTAGCCTCACGGGGAATTTCTATTGCCACTTTACAGGTTCAATATTCCCTCTTATCTACCTATCCTGTAACGGAATTAGGAGTAAAAGACGTTTGTGATGAATTAGGTATTCAATTAATTGCCTATAGTCCTTTAGCTTTAGGATTATTAACGGGTAAATTTTCAGAAAAAGGATCGTTTCCTAAAGGGTTAAGAGGTATACTTTGTCGTCAATTATTACCCAAAATTAAAGCCTTACTGGATTGTTTACAAGAAATCGCTTCTTTAAGGAATAAAACGATGTCTCAAGTTGCCCTTAATTGGTGTATTTGTAAAGGAACAATTCCCATACCTGGCGCAAAAAATATTCAACAGATGCAAGATAATCTTGGTGCGATAGGTTGGCAACTCAATGATGAGGAAATCACCGAACTCGATCGCATTGCTGAAAAGTTAGAAAAGAAAATGGTACAAAATATTTTTCAAACTAAGTAA
- the ruvA gene encoding Holliday junction branch migration protein RuvA, whose product MISYLKGNPIETLKNTQNRILLILEVNQVGYEMQIPSRFARELSQNPRETLQVFTHLQVKDEQPILYGFATAAERELFRQLVSVSGIGAQLAIALIDTLGLEELVQAIVNGNIRTLSQTPGVGQKTAERIALELKTKLSQWRKLVGITLPSTSAIPSLEVLEDVEMTLLALGYTNEEINKAISTLSQDNQMLKNTNSEEWIREAIAWLSQ is encoded by the coding sequence GTGATTAGTTATCTTAAAGGAAACCCTATCGAAACTCTTAAAAATACCCAGAACCGGATTCTCTTAATTTTAGAAGTCAATCAAGTGGGTTATGAAATGCAAATTCCGTCCAGATTTGCCCGAGAATTATCTCAAAATCCAAGAGAAACTCTTCAAGTTTTTACCCATTTACAGGTTAAAGATGAACAGCCGATTCTTTATGGATTTGCCACGGCTGCTGAACGAGAATTATTCCGCCAGTTAGTTAGTGTTAGTGGAATTGGTGCGCAACTAGCCATCGCCTTAATTGATACTTTGGGATTAGAAGAATTAGTTCAAGCGATTGTTAATGGCAATATTCGCACTCTTTCTCAAACCCCCGGAGTGGGACAAAAAACGGCTGAAAGAATTGCCCTAGAATTAAAAACAAAGTTATCTCAATGGCGGAAATTAGTGGGGATAACTTTACCATCAACGTCTGCTATTCCTTCCTTAGAAGTCTTAGAAGATGTCGAAATGACGCTCTTAGCATTAGGCTATACTAATGAGGAAATTAATAAAGCTATTTCTACCCTCAGTCAAGATAATCAAATGCTCAAAAATACCAACTCAGAAGAATGGATTAGAGAAGCAATCGCATGGCTAAGTCAATAA